One genomic region from Strix aluco isolate bStrAlu1 chromosome 25, bStrAlu1.hap1, whole genome shotgun sequence encodes:
- the OLFML3 gene encoding olfactomedin-like protein 3, with product MGPWHCLLLLTLLAGALRAQQQQFMEYVERRLTLLEERISQWHDQSSRYSTELRDFKNQVLGMLETAEKEREAMRSEAESAAVRVDRLEREVDYLETQNPAPPCVEVDETLMEKQVATAKQRKNEKYTKLTDCSDTIASVRAMKILKRFGSTSGLWTKDAAGNSEKIYVFDGTANDTVYVFPRMREFTLFSATRKAARIKLPYPWVGTGHLVYDGHLYYIRQQGPFQVIKFNLANKTVVDSSVFPAEEQIPVFGLSPFTYIEVAADEEGLWAIYATKEDEKNICLAKLDPTSLDIEQMWDTPCPRENAEGAFVVCGALHVVYNTRLPSRSRVQCVFDVSGTLAPEDASLVYFPKRYGSHSSMKYSPRERQIYAWDDGYQIIYRMEMKKKLEV from the exons ATGGGGCCCTGGCACTGCCTGCTCCTCCTGACGCTCCTCGCTGGGGCCCTCCGcgcccagcagcagcagttcaTGGAGTACGTGGAGCGGCGACTCACCCTCCTGGAG GAGAGGATCTCGCAGTGGCACGACCAGAGCAGCCGCTACTCCACGGAGCTGCGGGACTTCAAGAACCAGGTGCTGGGGATGCTTGAGACGGCGGAGAAGGAGCGGGAGGCGATGAGGTCGGAGGCAGAGAGTGCAGCGGTGCGCGTGGACCGGCTGGAGCGTGAGGTGGACTACCTGGAGACGCAGAACCCCGCGCCGCCCTGCGTGGAGGTGGATGAAACGCTGATGGAGAAGCAGGTGGCCACAGCCAAGCAGAGGAAGAACGAGAAATACACCAAGCTGACAG ACTGCAGCGACACCATTGCCAGCGTCAGAGCCATGAAGATCCTAAAGCGTTTTGGCAGCACCTCGGGGCTCTGGACCAAGGATGCTGCCGGGAACTCCGAGAAGATCTACGTCTTCGACGGCACTGCCAACGACACGGTGTACGTCTTTCCCCGCATGCGGGAGTTCACCCTTTTCTCTGCCACCCGCAAGGCCGCCCGCATCAAGCTGCCCTACCCCTGGGTGGGCACCGGGCACCTCGTCTACGACGGGCACCTCTACTACATCCGCCAGCAGGGCCCCTTCCAGGTGATCAAGTTCAACCTGGCCAACAAGACGGTGGTGGACAGCTCGGTGTTCCCGGCCGAGGAGCAGATCCCCGTCTTCGGGCTCTCCCCCTTCACCTACATCGAGGTGGCAGCGGATGAGGAGGGGCTCTGGGCCATCTACGCCACCAAGGAGGACGAGAAGAACATATGCCTGGCCAAGCTGGACCCTACCTCGCTGGACATCGAGCAGATGTGGGACACGCCGTGCCCGCGAGAGAACGCCGAGGGCGCCTTCGTGGTGTGCGGGGCGCTGCACGTGGTCTACAACACCCGCCTGCCCAGCCGCTCCCGCGTGCAGTGCGTCTTCGACGTCAGCGGCACGCTGGCCCCCGAGGATGCCTCCCTCGTCTACTTCCCCAAGCGCTACGGCTCCCACTCCAGCATGAAGTACAGCCCCCGGGAGAGGCAGATCTACGCCTGGGACGATGGCTACCAGATCATCTACCGCATGGAGATGAAGAAGAAGCTGGAGGTCTGA